Genomic segment of Polycladomyces abyssicola:
TGGCCGGCTGCCATATGATCCGCGACCTGGTGCTCAACATCATCGACGAAGAAGGAATTGACAGGTACAAGCAATTTATCCGCGAGATCATCGAAGAAGGGCGGCGCGGGCTCATCAACCGCCTGAAAGCGATGACGGTCCCCGGCAAGTATCGCCAAGTGGGGTTTGTTGATGTACCGTATCGGCATTCCGACGTGGATGTCCCGCCCTATGCCAAGGTCGACACGATTATGCACGCACCGTCGGAAGTCACCATTCACCCCGACGGCCGCTGGGAGCTGAGTTTCGATGGCGCAAGCCGCTGGGGCTGGCACAGTTACAACGCACAACCCATCGCGTTTACCAGTGGCATCTGGGTCATGATGACCCAAACACTGATCCCGAACGACCGCGTGAACGACGGAGCTGTTTACGCCACCAACTTCGTTTTACCCGAGGGGGGCTGGATGAACCCCGACGACATCCGCACAGCGCACAGTTATGCGTGGCATTTCCTCGTTTCCGCGTGGAGCCCGCTGTGGCGGGGACTGAGTCGGGCCTACTTCAGCCGCGGCTATTTGGAAGAAGTGAATGCCGGCAACGCAAACACGAGTAACTGGCTGCAAGGTGGCGGGTTTAACCAGTACAACACCATCCACGCCGTGAACAGCTTTGAGGCAGCTGCCGAGGGTACCGGCGCCTCGGCCGTGCGGGACGGACTGGATCATGCGGCGGCGATCTGGAATCCTGAAGGCGACATGGGAGACATGGAAATCTGGGAGCTTGCCGAGCCATTGTTGTACCTTGGCCGGTCGATCAAACCCAACACCGGCGGGTACGGAAAATACCGCGGTGGTTGTGGCTATGAAACCCTGCGCATGGTGTGGAACGCCAAGGACTGGACGATGTTCTTTATGGGTAACGGGTACATGTCGAGCGACTGCGGTTTGATGGGTGGATATCCAGCAGCAGCAGGGTATCGCTTCGAAGCACACGGAACCGACCTGAAGGAGCGTTTCGAAAAACGGTTGCCGTTCCCGCAAGGCGGAGATCCGAATCCTGACGAACCACAGTACGAAAAGCTGCTTGAGGCGAAAGTCATCAAGCGTGACAAGCAAGCGATTACCACGGAAGCGATTTTTGACAACTACGACTTGTACCTCAACTACCTGCGCGGTGGGCCTGGGTTCGGCGATCCGCTGGAGCGCAAGCCAGAGCACATCGAAGTGGACCTCAATGGTGGGTACATCTTGCCGGAGTACGCTGAAAAAGTGTACGGGGCTGTGTTTACCCGCGACGAAAAGGGGCAATATCATGTTGACCCGGTGAAGACCGCGGAACGGCGTAAGCAAATCCGGCAGGAGCGGCTCAAGCGAGGCAAGCCGACCCGTGAGTGGATGAAGGAAGAACGCGAGCGCATTCTGCGCAAGGAAGCCGCTGTGCAGGTTCGGCACATGTACGCTTCAAGCTTTTCCTTGAGTGAGAAGTTCTTACAGGAATTCCGTTCGTTCTGGAACCTGCCGGAAAGCTGGATTGTGAGGGAAGATGAGTTGGAGGTACCCACGTTTGGGGCCAAGTTGAAACTGAGAGAAAGTCTTTAAATAGGGGGAAACGTAAATGGCGCAGGAATATGATCGCCGAACGATCGAAGAGCTGATCGACGGAACCGTCAGTTTCCCGAAACTAAAGGAGATGCTGTCGTCCTTTAAGGATCCTGGCCGGTTTGACACCTACGTGAGCATTTTGCAGGAGCGTGTGCCGTGGGATGACAAGATTTTGCTCCCATACGGTGAGCACTTGTACGTGGTGCTGAAAAAAGATGGCTCTCGCGTAATCAAGTGCGACTGCGGGCACGAGTTCGGCGATTACTGCCAGAACTGGAAGCTGAATGCTCTTGTGTATGTGCGTGACGACGAACAGAAGATGACCGAGCTGTATCCCAAGCTGCTGGCGCCCGATCCGCAGTGGCAAGTCATCCGCGAATATTATTGCCCCAACTGCGCTACGCAGTTGGAGGTGGAAGCCGTCACCCCGTGGTATCCTGTCATTCACGACTACGAACCTGACATCGATGCTTTCTACGAACAATGGTTGGGTCGTCCTGTTCCTCAGCCATAAGACATACCAAGCCCCGCCGGTAGTGGCGGGGCTTACGTATTACTTCATTATGGGTTTCCAGCGCGGATGATGGCCCTCTTTTCAATGCCTAGTTTTTTAAGTCTACGGTATAGCGTGGTTCGGGCAATGCCGAGACGGCGGGCCGCCTCCGACAGGTTTCCGCCCGTTTCCGTTAGAATTTGCAATAACCGCTCCTTTTCCCCGGAAGGGCTGCCGTCACTGGTAAAAGTGAGTTCGTTTTTGGAATCGACCGTCAACAGTGTACAGGTTTGCTCCTGAGTGTCAGAGAGGTACGCGTTTCCGATGGCATGAGGGAAGTGGTCCGAGTCGATCCGGTCACCAGCACAGAAGAGCATGGCATGCTCGACGGCGTTTTCCAGCTCACGAACGTTTCCGGGCCAGTCGTATCGGTGAACGAGAAACGCCTTCAACTCGGGATCGATTTTGGGAATGGGACGGTTGTACTTGTCTGCGAATCGCCTGACAAAGTGATCGAGTAAAAGCGGAATGTCGTCACGCCGGTCCCGCAGCGGCGGAATGGCGATGCTGATTACGTGCAGCCGGTAAAACAAGTCAGCCCGAAAGCGTTTTTCCCGCACCATTTGGACCAAGTCACGGTGAGTGGCGGCAATGATCCGTACATCGACCTTGGCGGGACGGTGACCGCCCAGGCGGAGAATTTCCTTCTCTTGTAGAACCCGAAGCAGGTGAACTTGAAATTCCAGGGGCATCTCCCCAATTTCGTCAAGAAAGAGTGTACCACCGTCCGCTTCCTCAAATTTGCCCTTTTTTCCTTGTTTCAAGCCTCCGGTAAATGTTCCTGGCTCGTATCCAAACAGCTCCGCCGCGATCAGTTCTTTGGGGATGGCCCCACAGTTGATCGCAATGAAAGGCTTATCGCGGCGGCGGCTCGATGCGTGAATGGCGCGGGCAAACCGTTCTTTTCCCGTTCCGCTCTCGCCGAGGAGCAGCACTGGAACATCGGTGTCAGCCACCACTTCGCATTTGGTCATTGCTTGTACCATGGCCGGCGAATGACCGACGAGGTCTTTCCATGAAGGGTTGGAACGCATCAGTGGTTCCGATCGGTTGACGACAGATTTGTTGCGGATGATACAGAGAAATCCGATGCGCGCGTCGTCGTCGAAAACCTCCTCAATGGCGGTTACGTCGGGTGTTTGCGGTTGAAACGACTTACATTTTTGCGCATCCGCGTTGGATTGGTGATCGGTCATAAGCTGGTAGAGCAGTTGACGCAAGCAGGCGTAGTTGTTCGCTAACCAACGCCGAGCGGCTGTGTTGGCCTGAACCATCTGAAAAGACAAATCCAACACCACTACGCCATCTTGTGGATAGCGTCTATGGGCTTCCCAAAATCGTTCCATTAACCGATAGCGGTGACGATCGGCCTCCTCGTTCAACCGTTGTTGAATCAATTGGGACGCGGCCACTACCAAGCCGAGACTGTGGGGTTGTGCATAGTTCCAGGGTCCGGTGAGGTCGACAACCCCGAGGATATTCTGGGTGATTGGATCAAAAATGGGGGCGGAGGAACATGTCCAGTCATGGACGCCCTCGCAAAAGTGTTCAGAGGCAAAAATTTGTACGGGCTGTCCAGTCTTCAAGCACGTCCCGATCGCGTTGGTTCCAATCGCCTCTTCGCTCCACTGCGAACCAACGACGAAATTCATTTTTTCCGCCCGCTGTAAAATAGATTGTTCGCCGCACAGGTACAAAATGAACCCATCGTGATTGCACAGGGTTAGGAGATGGCCCGTCTCTTCCGTCTGTT
This window contains:
- a CDS encoding acetone carboxylase subunit gamma, encoding MAQEYDRRTIEELIDGTVSFPKLKEMLSSFKDPGRFDTYVSILQERVPWDDKILLPYGEHLYVVLKKDGSRVIKCDCGHEFGDYCQNWKLNALVYVRDDEQKMTELYPKLLAPDPQWQVIREYYCPNCATQLEVEAVTPWYPVIHDYEPDIDAFYEQWLGRPVPQP
- a CDS encoding sigma-54-dependent Fis family transcriptional regulator, coding for MTQRHLALTSSYEIADKRLEMSRQWNCFLEERQIPRAVRPVVQNSWKRCMETGVDPTRQQTTVLLSDEDVQKRIANFRLYQLALPILERLAKQTEETGHLLTLCNHDGFILYLCGEQSILQRAEKMNFVVGSQWSEEAIGTNAIGTCLKTGQPVQIFASEHFCEGVHDWTCSSAPIFDPITQNILGVVDLTGPWNYAQPHSLGLVVAASQLIQQRLNEEADRHRYRLMERFWEAHRRYPQDGVVVLDLSFQMVQANTAARRWLANNYACLRQLLYQLMTDHQSNADAQKCKSFQPQTPDVTAIEEVFDDDARIGFLCIIRNKSVVNRSEPLMRSNPSWKDLVGHSPAMVQAMTKCEVVADTDVPVLLLGESGTGKERFARAIHASSRRRDKPFIAINCGAIPKELIAAELFGYEPGTFTGGLKQGKKGKFEEADGGTLFLDEIGEMPLEFQVHLLRVLQEKEILRLGGHRPAKVDVRIIAATHRDLVQMVREKRFRADLFYRLHVISIAIPPLRDRRDDIPLLLDHFVRRFADKYNRPIPKIDPELKAFLVHRYDWPGNVRELENAVEHAMLFCAGDRIDSDHFPHAIGNAYLSDTQEQTCTLLTVDSKNELTFTSDGSPSGEKERLLQILTETGGNLSEAARRLGIARTTLYRRLKKLGIEKRAIIRAGNP
- a CDS encoding hydantoinase B/oxoprolinase family protein, which codes for MAIRESDLAAKQEQAKQMRPIGWDGKTLKEMRREIDELSKETGYYAGLKELPFKESEPIRFEKIFAKLRGGVVHARETAKRVAASPIVEQEGELCFTLYTPEGDSVVTSTGIIIHVGTMGSAIKFMIENDYEENPGIEPGDIFCNNDCQVGNVHPCDVHTIVPIFWKGELVGWVGGVTHVIDTGATAPGSMCVGPVNRYDDGYQVACRKIGQNDELLRDWLIESQRSIRTTKYWLLDERTRVAGCHMIRDLVLNIIDEEGIDRYKQFIREIIEEGRRGLINRLKAMTVPGKYRQVGFVDVPYRHSDVDVPPYAKVDTIMHAPSEVTIHPDGRWELSFDGASRWGWHSYNAQPIAFTSGIWVMMTQTLIPNDRVNDGAVYATNFVLPEGGWMNPDDIRTAHSYAWHFLVSAWSPLWRGLSRAYFSRGYLEEVNAGNANTSNWLQGGGFNQYNTIHAVNSFEAAAEGTGASAVRDGLDHAAAIWNPEGDMGDMEIWELAEPLLYLGRSIKPNTGGYGKYRGGCGYETLRMVWNAKDWTMFFMGNGYMSSDCGLMGGYPAAAGYRFEAHGTDLKERFEKRLPFPQGGDPNPDEPQYEKLLEAKVIKRDKQAITTEAIFDNYDLYLNYLRGGPGFGDPLERKPEHIEVDLNGGYILPEYAEKVYGAVFTRDEKGQYHVDPVKTAERRKQIRQERLKRGKPTREWMKEERERILRKEAAVQVRHMYASSFSLSEKFLQEFRSFWNLPESWIVREDELEVPTFGAKLKLRESL